The Mucilaginibacter rubeus genomic interval GGGAGGAGATTATGGAGCTGTTCCGCAAGCTTAACAAAGAAGATGGCGTAACTATTATACAGGTTACCCACTCCGAAAAAAATGCCGAATACGGTTCGCGCATTATCGATCTGTTGGACGGCAGGATCGATTCATCAAGAAAACTCTGAACTCAATAATAAAATGCGATACTATAAATTACTATTTCTCGGTCTTGTTGTATTTGGAAACTTAAAGGCTTACAGCCAGGCCCCGGCAGATTCTGTGCTTACTTTACAGCAATGTATTGATCTTGCAATTAAAAACAACCTCGATGTAAAAAAGAGCGAATTGCAAATGCAAACACAGGAAATTGCCTATAACCAGGCACGCGAAAACCTGCTGCCTACCATTAACGGTAACGTAAGTCATAACATAAGCAATGGTCGTAGCCAGGACCCTACAAACTATAATTACGTAACACAACAAATTACCTATGCACAGTATAACCTGAACAGTAACCTGACATTGTTTAACGGCATGAGCCTTATCAACAATATCAAACGTTACTCATTGGCATACCAGGCCGGTAAAATGGATTTTCAACAGGCGAAGGATCTGGTTACTTTAAATGTTATTACTGCCTATTTGCAGGTGCTTGATAATGAAGATCTGCTAAAGGCAACCGATATACAAGTTGAACAAGCCCAGAAACAGGTAGACAGGTTGGTAATATTGAATAAAGACGGTGCTACGCCACCTGCTACTTTGTATGATTTGAAAGGCACACTTGCTACCAGTAAGATTGGCGCGGTTAATACCAGGGCCGCGATGGGAATTTCAAAGATCAACTTGTTGCAGATCATGAATGTGCCATTGGATAAGAGCGTTAAACTTGCTCGCCTATCTGCCGATCAGTTGCCCGGAAGTTATGATAAAAATGCCGAAGAGATTTATACTAAGGCGTTAAATGACCTGGCATTGGTTAAAGCTTATGACCTGCGCTTAAAAAGTGCCGAAAAGGAAGTGAAATCAGCAAAAGGTGCTTTGTGGCCAACTATCTCAGCATTCGGGTCATTAGCAACCAACTATTCAAGTACTGGTAATACGGGTTATTATTCGCAGTTAAAAAATAACTACAGCTCTGGTTTTGGGGTTGGGTTGAGCATTCCTATCCTTAACTATTTCCAAAATCGTAACAAGGTAGCACTGGCCCGTATTGATCTGCAAACAGCTAAATACAATAACGATTTTACCAAGATCCAGTTAAAACAGAATATCGACCAGGCTTATATCAACATGACGTCGGCACTTGAGCGCTATCACTTGTTGCGTGATCAGGTTGATGCCTACGCCGAATCGTACCGTATTGCCGAAGTTAAATTTAATTCGGGCGCCATTACTTCGGTTGATTTTGTGATAGCTAAGTCAAACTATGATCAGGCTAACACCAACCTGATTAACGCACGGTATGATTATTTTATCCGTACCAAAATACTTGATTATTACCAGGGCAACTTAGCGCTTTGATGTAATTGTTTAAGATTAATAAAAACCTATACTTTTATTACCGATTAACAGTTAAATATCTGGTTAAACTTTTACCGAACTTATCGGTTATGTTTAGCCGGATATTTCTATTTTAGCGCCAGTTTTGCAAACATTATTGCTTGCAAAACCTTTAATACATCACTCCAAACACCTAATAAAAATGAAAAAATCAATTTTACTTATCTTCTCTATTTTTTTACTGTCAATCGGCATATCAAAGGCACAGGTTATACCGAGTTTTTCGTTCGGTTTGAAAGGCGGTTTAAATTATTCAACTTTTCCATCTAACGGCGTTTTTAATAACGATAATAAAGCAGGCTACCAGGCTGGTGCTTGGGCACGAATTGGTGGCTTAGGCTTTATTTTTCAGCCGGAGCTTTATTTTGCTGATAAAAGCGTTACTGTAAACAATGGAGGTACTCCAAACAAGCAAAGCTTTAAAAGTTTTGATGTTCCATTGTTAATAGGTGCTAAAGTTGGTGCCTTGGGCTTAGGCGGACGTTTTTATGGTGGCCCTGTACTTTCATTTACAACAGGCAGAGATAGAGATGCTTTAAATGATGCAACCGCTTTAAGGTATAAAGATGCCAACTATGCTATCCAGGTAGGAGCGGGCGTTGATATCAGCAGCTTTTCTGTTGACTTACGTTATGAAGGTGGTTTAAACAAAGTTGCCTATGGTAATGATAACTCGCACACTCGAGTAAGCTTGTTTAGCCTTTCTTTGGCTTATAAATTATTCTCTTTATAATTTCCAGCTTATTCAAAAATATAAGAAGACCTGCCGGCAACGGCCGGTCTTTTTTGCTTTAGGCGATATTTTGAATTTTACTGTTGATTAACCCGGATCAAAGGCCTTTGTTTTTTAATCCGTTTACAGAATACAGACTAATTTATGAATACATGAATAATCATTTTAGAGCTATGTGTTGTTAATTAATGGTTAATTTATATTTCGATGGGAAACCTTTTTTGAAATTTCTTCGTAAAAAGTAACTAATAATAAACGAAGGTTACTTATGCGCTTGAGGGCCGTCTTGAAAATATCATATAAACCAGTTTTACTAATTCTTATAAATCTTTGTTTTTTTGCGGGTAAGGCTCTTGCAGTTTATACGTTTAACTGGACAGCCGGTGCACTAAACACCGATTGGACAAATCCAAGTAATTGGTCGGTTACGGGAACGGGAACTGGTACACTTTATCCCGGTGCAAGCGGACGAACAGACGACATCGTTAATTTTGGGGTTGTATCAGGTCCATATCTAATCCAACCAACGTTAGCTTCCAACATTACAGTAGCATCAGTAAATTTTGGCCAAAAACAGTACAATGGCACTGCCGGAGCCATATTAACAGGCACTTCGTTAACTGGTACAGTTTTTACGGTAAACTCTACACTAACGGTTACGGGTAATATTTTTCAGGATTATACTGGTAGTACTAATGGTACTATATATAATGATATTAGAGGGAGCGGATCAATAACCTGTAGTAATATTATATTTGGCAATGCATCTGTATCTGTCCCTGTTACTAACCAGGCCTATTTGTTTTTAGAAGTAAACACGCTTAATGTTACGAACAATGTAAATATTCACATTAACGTTAAATTGCAAAACGGAAGTGGTGTAAGGTTAGAAGGAGGAACGATGACTATTGGCGGGCAAATTACCATTACCAATCATAATAGTACTTCATCTAATTCTGGTTATTTTACAATAAACTCTTTTACTACTTATAAAAACGCTAACACTGTTTCTAACCCTACCCTCATTTTAACCAACGCTAACGCGCTTGCCTCCATACCAACCCCATATGCTTCAGTAAATTTTAATGGTTCGTCAACAACTGGTGGCAAGTGCACAGTGATTTATACTGCAGCTTCTCCCACTGTTTATACCACAAGCACTGCCGGATTTGGTACTGGTGGTGGAACTATTAATACTTCAATTGCGCAATATGATAATATTACTATAAATGGCTCTGGAACTGCCCAGATAGGTACCGGAACGGGGGTATTACGAATAGATTCAATTTTAACTACCAGTACACCTGCCACATTTGCCAATGCAAGTACTTCTACCATAGTTGGTACCGACTGGAATAATACTTCTACCATAACCGGAGGAGCAGGTACAACCGATATTAATCGTGATCTGAATAATTCGGGAACAATGGCCATGGGAGCGGGAAACGTGACCATTGCGCGCAACTATACCAACACAGGCACATTTACGCCTAATTCAGCCGCCCTAATATCTTTTGATGGCACAACCCAAACACTTACAGATGCTACTACTAACGGTACAGCTTTTTATAATGTAACCTTTACAACAGGCGGAACCAAAACAATGGCCTCGGGCAGTAAATTTACTATTGCGCCTACCTACACCTTAAACGTCAATACTTCATCCATACTTGCGGTGGGTAACGCAACTGCAACTACAACAGCGCTTACGTTACTTTCTACATCTGCCGGTGACGCAAGTATCGGCACGCTGGCTGCTGGCTCTATAACAGGCAGTATCAATGTTCAGCGTTATGTGAAGGGCACATTGCGCCGATATATGCTGATGTCATCACCCGTAACGAATACGACAACAACATTTACAACAACCGGCTCGCTTCCTACCTATAATCTCATCCCGCTTATTGCGACCACTTATATAACAGGTCCGGGAGGTTCAACCAATGGTTTCGATAACGCTACGGCTACGGGTAATAGTCCTTCTGTATTTGTTTACGATGAAAACGCCCCTGTTACAACTGATATAAATCAAGTGGTAAATAATGAATACAAGCCCTTCAGTTCAACAAGCCAGGGTTTGCCGGCAGCCAATGGGTTTTTATACTATTTCAGGGGAAGCAGGAGTGTGGTGAACCCGTTTGTGAGGCCATTCCCGGCAACGGATAATGCCACATTAAACTTTTTTGGCGCGGTTATTAAAGGTTCTGGAGCCACTAATGCGCAGTTAACCGCGAATATTATTAATTTCCCCGCTACGCCGCCAACCTATTATACTGCAACCGCGGTAAGTGCACCCGCTACTTTGTCATATAGCGCAAGTACTCCGGCTATAAAGAAAGGCCTTAATCTTATTGGTAATCCATATGCTTCTGTAATTGACCTTCATGCACTTTACGCTGCTAACACTACCAATAAATTTTACTACATGTTGATTAAGGATACAAATACGGGAACCAATAGTTCATCAACCAAATTTGCATTATATGACGCCAGTGTGGGTACTACAGGATCTGCAGGGACAGGCGCAAGCAGGTATGCCTTATCCGGGCAGGGCTTTTTTACTGTAGCAACTTCTGCCTCAGCTATTAAGTTTGATGAATCCATGAAGGTGGCTTATTCAAATTATAGCCCTCCAACGCCTCCGGTATTTAATGTGGTGGGCAATCCGGGTAAAAATATCGCAGCTTCATTTGCTTCAAGCCTCCCAACTAATGATGGAGATATTTTGCCTCGTATTACTATGGAATTGGCACAGGATACGATAATACATAACTCTACCGATATCAATTTCGATGGAAACGCCTCCGCCAAATTTGTTCCGGGCGAGGACGCTCCATATTATCAGCCATCGGGACAGGGCGATCTGTTTTATTCTTTAAGCAGCGATTCGATAGGCTGTTTTGCCAACTACACCAGTAACCTCGAAAAATTAAAGCGGATAAACCTGATTGTTACTTTCTCCAATTATGGAACATATAAGCTCACAGCTCCAATAAAAAAGAATATCGATCCAAGGTATTCCATCTACCTGAAAGATAAATACACCAATGATTCGCTTGATGTGGTGCATAATGATGTGTACGCGTTCAAAGTAGAATCGAACGCGGCCAGCTATGCGCATGACAGGTTCTATCTTTCTATTGGTATAGTTCCGGGGCATGATTACCGCCTAATAAGCTTTACCGGAAAAAAGGTTACACAGGGAATAACCTTAAACTGGGAAACCAATAACGAGAGCAATTTTACAGGTTTCGGCGTTCAGAAAAGTGCCGACGGGGGCAAGACGTTTTTAACTATAGATAGCCTGCGGTCAACAGGCGCCGGCAAATATGCTTACACCGATCCAACACCCGGTACAGGCCAAATCATTTACAGGCTTAGCCAAAACCTGGTAACAGGCGAAAATAAACTTTCTGATAAACTCACTTTTCAAATACAACCAGGTTCGGGTGTAAACAAGTTCCTGGTTTATCCAACAGTAGTTTCGGCCAGTACGGTTAATATAAAATTAGAACAAACATCTGCCAATCAGGTTAAAATAAATATAGTTAGTCCTTCGGGGGCAATTGTCAAAAAACTATCAGCAACAGGCACAAACACTATTCAGGAAAATGTTACCGGTTTAAGCCGGGGCCTTTACATAGTAGTTGCGGTTAATGAAAGCACGGGTGATAGAATTGGAAGTGGAATGTTTTTTAAACAATAACAGTATGTGTGTATTATCTATGATCGTATCAAAATGGAAATCCATAATAGCTTTTACAATAATAAATTTGCTTACGGTATCCCTATCCTTTGCGGATCCGGGCGATGGGCTTTGTGATGGTAATGATGGCGGACCTGATGGTTGTCCCTTAGATACCTGGGTATGGGTGTTAATGATAGTAGCCGTAGTGTTTACCGCGCGGCACCTGATCCGGCAAAATAAATCAAATACAAGCCTTGAGCAACGGGCTTAATGGTTGTATTTAAGTTCCATTAAAATATTCCTCAAAAATTACTTGCTGTCTTCATAAGCAAAGCGGTGTTGTTTTATTACAGAAATAAATCATATTGATATTCAATCGGTTGTGCTATTATCTGTATCTTGACCAATAAAACAACCTGCTATGAAACACTTTTTTAAATGTGCACTACCTGCTTTACTGGCATTTATGGTACAGGGCGTTTCTGCCCAAACTCACCGGTTAGAAAAGCTTTGGGAAACCGATTCCGTTGTACGGGTCCCCGAATCGGTTTTACCTGATTTTAAAAAACACATTTTATACGTATCCGAAATTGGTGGAAACTCCAACACCGCTGTTGGTAAAGGAGGGGTTGCCAAAATAGGTTTGGATGGCAAAATCATCGACCTTGATTTTACAACAGGCTTAAACTCTGCTAAAGGCATGGGACGGTTTGGCGACAAGTTATATGTAGCCGATCTGTCTGAACTGGTTGTTATTGATATCAAAACCGGTAAAGTGATCAATAAAATAGCTATCGACAGCGCTAAAGTTTTAAATGATGTTACCGTTGATTCAAAAGGTGTGGTTTATGTATCAGATAGCAAAACCTTCAAGATCCACCGCGTTGAAAAAGGAAAGGCAACCACCTTCTTAACCCAGGTAACCGGTGTGAACGGACTTAAAGCAGTAGGTAACGACCTGTATATTATGAGCGGGCCAAAGTTTATGAAAGCCGATAGCAAAGGAAATTTATCTCAATTAGCGACAATTACTTGCAATGGTGATGGCCTTGAACCGGTTGGTAATGGCGATTTCCTGATCACTTGCTGGTCTGGGCATATATTTTATGTGTCTGCGGATGGTAAAGTAGAAGTACTGCTTGATTCAGAAGCGCAAAAGATGAGTACTGCCGACCTGGGGTATGATACAGTTAATCATATTTTATACGTGCCGACTTTTTTCTCAAAGAAAGTGATGGCCTATAAGCTCGTAAATAATTAATATACCGGTAGATAATTTAGGCTGGTATTAATAAAAAAAGAAGCCCTGCTAACTAAGTTGGCAGGGCTTCTTCTTATAGTTTAGTATTTTATTTAGCAGGAGTAATAACAATGTTCCTGTAATCGATAGGGCCGTGATCGCCCTGAATCAATAGCGGCCCTGGTTCACCTTCTTTGCTGTCGATAGCTCCGCCGGTAATACCCGGAATTTCCTGCTGGCATATTACCATAGTACCATTAGCCACAATAGTAACTAATCTGCCTACAAGGGTAATATCGTATGATTGCCATTCGCCGGCATTTTTAGCCATCATTTTATTAGGAGGCAGGAAACCATAAATAGCGCTGAACTGGTTGTTAATAGGCTCCGGTTCGCCGGTTTTGGTATCAATTACCTGTACCTCATAACGCCCTCTCAGATAAACGCCGCTGTTGCTGCCTTTTTGGTAACGAAACTCGATATGTAATTTAAAGTCGCTAAATTTTTGATCGGTGATAAGATTGGCGCCGGAGTGTTTGCTTCTTAAAATGCCGGATTCAACTACCCATTGATTTTTGCCATCGGTATGCCAGCCTTTGGTATCTGTACCATTAAACAGTTTAACAGGTTTACCCCATACCGGTGCTTTTGTCCGGGTCATTGACGGTGCACGCACACCTGTAAAATGGTAAGTCACGCCATCGGTATAAACCATCGTGCCGTTTAACTCTTCGCCCTTAACCTCAAACTCAAAATCCATGTTGCGGTTTCCTTCTTCCCATTGCGGAGGGATAGAGAAGCTGTACTTTCCGTTATTTGGTTTTACTTCCGATATCGGTCGTGCGCTTCCGAATGCATAAGTAAAACGGCCAATCAGCGTGTGTGTGCCAGATTTCTGAACTTCCAGCCATGATGGAATACTTTTGCCGCCTTTGTCCATAGTGATATCCCAGCGACCGATAACGGCAGGATCTTTTATCTGCTGGGCTTTTGCCTCCGAAATTATCAAAAGCAGCAATGCAGCGATAACCTGCATGCGGAAAAATTGGTAAGTGGTAGTTTGGTTAGTGGTAGTTTGGTTTCTCATAATATTTAAATCTACAAACTAACATTCAATATTTTAACTAAACGATCGATTTTTTGATGTGTCAAGCTGACACACACTTCGATAACTATTACCTGTACGTCGATTAGTTTTTGCCCACGGTCTATTACGGTTTAGGAAGTTTGTGATTTTGGGTTCTTTTGCCGGTAATAAATAGTAATGATGAAAAAAATCTCTCTCTTCATATTGTTCATCCTGGCGGTTTTAGCTTCCTCTGCAAGCAGCCGGGTAAAAAGCAACATAACCTCTAACCTCGATGAGTTTTCATCCGGTATTTCGGGTACGGTGCTTGATTCGGTAAGTGGTAAACCCGTTGATTATGCTACGGTAACCATTATTGACCAAAGCAGCGGTAAAATAGTATCCGGCTCGCTTACAGCTACAGATGGTAAGTTTTCTATCGGAAAATTAAACAGGGGCATATATAACGTCAAGATCAGTTTTTTAAGTTATGCCGATAAAACCATATCGGGAATTAACCTTGCTGATGGCGAATCGAAAAAACTGGGCCGTGTTTTGCTGAGTCCCAATGCTAAACTTTTGAATGAAGTACAGGTAACGGCGAAAAAGGCTTTGGTTGAAGAAAAGATCGACCGCACGGTTTATAATGCCGAAAATGACCTTACCGCACGTGGCGGTGACGCATCTGACGTGATGAAACGTGTACCTATGGTTTCGGTAGATATGGACGGCA includes:
- a CDS encoding TolC family protein, translating into MRYYKLLFLGLVVFGNLKAYSQAPADSVLTLQQCIDLAIKNNLDVKKSELQMQTQEIAYNQARENLLPTINGNVSHNISNGRSQDPTNYNYVTQQITYAQYNLNSNLTLFNGMSLINNIKRYSLAYQAGKMDFQQAKDLVTLNVITAYLQVLDNEDLLKATDIQVEQAQKQVDRLVILNKDGATPPATLYDLKGTLATSKIGAVNTRAAMGISKINLLQIMNVPLDKSVKLARLSADQLPGSYDKNAEEIYTKALNDLALVKAYDLRLKSAEKEVKSAKGALWPTISAFGSLATNYSSTGNTGYYSQLKNNYSSGFGVGLSIPILNYFQNRNKVALARIDLQTAKYNNDFTKIQLKQNIDQAYINMTSALERYHLLRDQVDAYAESYRIAEVKFNSGAITSVDFVIAKSNYDQANTNLINARYDYFIRTKILDYYQGNLAL
- a CDS encoding porin family protein; the encoded protein is MKKSILLIFSIFLLSIGISKAQVIPSFSFGLKGGLNYSTFPSNGVFNNDNKAGYQAGAWARIGGLGFIFQPELYFADKSVTVNNGGTPNKQSFKSFDVPLLIGAKVGALGLGGRFYGGPVLSFTTGRDRDALNDATALRYKDANYAIQVGAGVDISSFSVDLRYEGGLNKVAYGNDNSHTRVSLFSLSLAYKLFSL
- a CDS encoding ATP-binding protein, which translates into the protein MKHFFKCALPALLAFMVQGVSAQTHRLEKLWETDSVVRVPESVLPDFKKHILYVSEIGGNSNTAVGKGGVAKIGLDGKIIDLDFTTGLNSAKGMGRFGDKLYVADLSELVVIDIKTGKVINKIAIDSAKVLNDVTVDSKGVVYVSDSKTFKIHRVEKGKATTFLTQVTGVNGLKAVGNDLYIMSGPKFMKADSKGNLSQLATITCNGDGLEPVGNGDFLITCWSGHIFYVSADGKVEVLLDSEAQKMSTADLGYDTVNHILYVPTFFSKKVMAYKLVNN
- a CDS encoding DUF1080 domain-containing protein, which codes for MRNQTTTNQTTTYQFFRMQVIAALLLLIISEAKAQQIKDPAVIGRWDITMDKGGKSIPSWLEVQKSGTHTLIGRFTYAFGSARPISEVKPNNGKYSFSIPPQWEEGNRNMDFEFEVKGEELNGTMVYTDGVTYHFTGVRAPSMTRTKAPVWGKPVKLFNGTDTKGWHTDGKNQWVVESGILRSKHSGANLITDQKFSDFKLHIEFRYQKGSNSGVYLRGRYEVQVIDTKTGEPEPINNQFSAIYGFLPPNKMMAKNAGEWQSYDITLVGRLVTIVANGTMVICQQEIPGITGGAIDSKEGEPGPLLIQGDHGPIDYRNIVITPAK